The Brachyspira aalborgi genome has a segment encoding these proteins:
- a CDS encoding antitoxin, with the protein MFQKAKIFNNGHSQAVRLPKEFRFESKEVIIRKVENGVLLMSQDKNIWKNWFDNLEEFSEDFTKILDSREINQNNQKREDLF; encoded by the coding sequence ATGTTTCAAAAAGCTAAAATTTTTAATAACGGACATTCTCAAGCCGTTCGTTTGCCAAAAGAATTTCGTTTTGAAAGCAAAGAGGTTATTATTCGCAAAGTTGAAAATGGAGTTTTGCTTATGTCGCAAGATAAAAATATATGGAAAAATTGGTTTGATAATTTGGAGGAATTTTCAGAAGATTTTACAAAAATTTTAGATAGCAGAGAAATTAATCAAAATAATCAAAAACGAGAGGATTTATTTTGA
- the vapC gene encoding type II toxin-antitoxin system tRNA(fMet)-specific endonuclease VapC — MKKLMLDTNICIYIIKNKPLNVRKKFESYNFGEIAISSITVSELYYGAYKSSKQEQNLLSLNNFLSPFNIIEFDIECALAYGKIRAELENKGQIIGCMDMLIASCSLAKNFTLITNNIKEFKRIKGLKVENWI, encoded by the coding sequence TTGAAAAAATTAATGCTTGACACTAATATTTGTATTTACATTATTAAAAATAAACCGTTAAATGTTAGAAAAAAATTTGAAAGTTATAATTTTGGCGAAATTGCAATATCGAGCATTACAGTTTCCGAGCTTTATTACGGAGCTTATAAAAGTTCTAAACAAGAGCAAAATTTATTAAGTTTGAATAATTTTTTATCTCCGTTTAATATTATAGAATTTGATATAGAATGCGCTTTAGCTTATGGAAAGATAAGAGCGGAACTTGAAAATAAAGGACAAATAATAGGTTGTATGGATATGCTTATCGCTTCTTGCTCGCTTGCGAAAAATTTTACCCTTATTACAAACAATATAAAAGAATTTAAGCGTATAAAAGGTTTGAAAGTTGAGAATTGGATTTAA